A stretch of Paenibacillus peoriae DNA encodes these proteins:
- a CDS encoding response regulator has translation MKVLIVEDDPMVAELNQQFIERMDNLDVVCKADTVKKAQDCLQKWSPDLVLLDVYLPGKSGLTLLSHMQEHQYHASVILITAAKDIQTVKEAVFYGVADYLIKPFTFERFRLAVEKIQRLATVMEEGNGINQAVIDHYFNKEEHTGVEKKKPVEHPPHNVSKNLSKNLSKLTMTTILKSIQELDGPFSVETLAREVDLSRITVKKYIQFLVDDGFLVESIEYHKVGRPLMLYQLNPDIKEPPFPL, from the coding sequence ATGAAAGTTCTAATTGTTGAGGATGATCCGATGGTTGCTGAGCTCAATCAACAGTTTATCGAGCGCATGGACAATTTGGATGTTGTATGTAAGGCAGATACCGTCAAGAAAGCACAGGACTGTCTTCAAAAATGGTCACCGGATCTGGTATTACTGGACGTTTATTTACCTGGAAAAAGCGGATTAACTTTATTATCTCATATGCAGGAGCATCAATATCATGCTTCAGTTATTTTAATTACGGCTGCAAAAGATATTCAGACGGTGAAGGAAGCTGTTTTTTATGGTGTTGCAGACTATTTAATTAAACCCTTTACATTCGAACGCTTTAGACTGGCTGTTGAGAAAATCCAGCGTCTGGCCACAGTGATGGAGGAAGGGAACGGAATTAATCAAGCTGTTATTGACCATTATTTTAATAAAGAAGAGCATACGGGTGTGGAAAAGAAAAAACCTGTTGAACATCCACCGCATAATGTATCGAAAAACCTGTCTAAAAATTTGTCCAAACTGACCATGACCACAATACTGAAGAGTATTCAAGAGCTGGACGGACCCTTCTCAGTTGAAACGTTAGCTAGAGAAGTGGACTTGTCCCGTATCACGGTCAAAAAATATATTCAGTTCCTGGTGGACGATGGATTTCTCGTTGAATCGATAGAATACCACAAGGTTGGCAGACCGCTAATGCTCTATCAGTTGAATCCTGATATAAAAGAACCGCCATTTCCATTGTAA
- a CDS encoding ATP-binding protein, with product MGLRSKSKSKPRRQFKVSLQFMIIILVVLVIIISLIISLLLIRNFVINKHFDNTKEKLSGVAKMVASDNDVIRNVEQGIPVKQIQDYSLGVMHNVNVDFVVILNHDLIRLSHPNATMVGKPFSDLNDARRALSGQGHFSENIGILGKGYRYFTPIFNQQHEVIGIVCVGLTMRTLNHDLMQAQYTIFGGLMLGLFSGVLGAIILAQKIKTILFGLEPQEIATRLREKEIIVNEVAEGIIAISADKKIMLMNKEAQAKYQLANQEMKAPIGEQLDTNFYNVLFKRVFDDKRKIKDRSFYVNGIEVIATVTPIYIENEFFGAVATLRDQSEMIHLSNQLSGTKYYINSLRGQTHEFMNKMHVISGLIEMRKYAEVSQYIQQLNHRYQDEVGFLTERIKVPALAGFIMGKINEAREQNISVLLAESSDVSNVEMQDIVHDVIHILGNFFDNAIDSILQKKEPGKIELKLNYESEGNVFILEVKDNGLGIDFEMQKRIFEHGFSTKGEDRGYGLNLVKTMVENHQGIIELDSQPGLGTSIYVELPCTLEVTNE from the coding sequence ATGGGGTTGCGGTCAAAAAGTAAATCGAAACCGAGACGACAATTCAAAGTTTCGCTACAATTCATGATTATTATTTTGGTTGTTTTAGTTATCATTATTTCCTTAATTATATCCTTGCTTCTCATTCGTAATTTTGTGATTAACAAGCATTTTGATAATACGAAGGAAAAACTTTCGGGTGTTGCCAAGATGGTTGCCAGTGACAACGATGTTATTCGTAATGTCGAGCAGGGAATTCCTGTGAAGCAGATTCAAGACTACTCGCTTGGAGTCATGCATAACGTTAATGTGGATTTTGTTGTCATTCTGAACCACGATTTAATTCGGCTATCTCATCCGAATGCAACGATGGTTGGCAAACCGTTCTCTGATTTGAATGATGCCAGAAGAGCGCTATCGGGTCAGGGACATTTTTCTGAGAATATAGGTATTTTGGGCAAAGGTTACCGATATTTTACGCCGATATTTAATCAACAGCATGAGGTCATTGGCATTGTATGTGTAGGGCTGACCATGAGAACCCTAAATCATGATTTGATGCAGGCGCAGTATACCATTTTTGGGGGGCTGATGCTGGGGCTCTTTAGTGGAGTTCTGGGCGCGATCATTCTGGCTCAGAAAATCAAAACCATTTTATTTGGGCTTGAGCCGCAAGAGATAGCAACACGATTGCGCGAAAAAGAAATTATTGTAAATGAGGTCGCTGAAGGAATTATAGCCATTTCGGCTGACAAGAAAATTATGCTTATGAACAAAGAAGCTCAGGCCAAGTATCAACTGGCAAACCAAGAAATGAAGGCCCCGATTGGCGAGCAGCTAGATACCAACTTTTATAACGTGCTTTTCAAGAGAGTGTTCGATGATAAAAGGAAAATCAAGGATCGCTCATTTTATGTGAATGGTATAGAGGTCATTGCGACAGTAACCCCTATATATATTGAAAATGAGTTTTTTGGGGCAGTTGCAACGCTGCGCGACCAATCCGAGATGATCCATCTCAGCAACCAGTTAAGTGGTACAAAATATTATATTAACTCCCTTCGCGGACAGACCCATGAATTTATGAACAAAATGCACGTAATATCCGGGTTGATTGAGATGAGGAAATATGCGGAGGTCAGTCAATATATTCAGCAGCTAAATCACCGGTATCAAGATGAGGTAGGCTTTCTGACTGAGAGAATTAAAGTTCCGGCATTAGCAGGTTTTATTATGGGTAAAATCAACGAAGCACGCGAACAGAATATTTCGGTTCTTCTTGCAGAAAGCTCGGATGTCTCTAATGTGGAGATGCAGGATATCGTTCATGATGTCATACACATCCTGGGCAATTTTTTTGACAACGCCATAGATTCCATCTTACAAAAAAAAGAACCCGGCAAAATTGAACTGAAATTGAACTATGAGAGTGAGGGAAATGTATTCATTTTGGAAGTGAAAGATAATGGGCTGGGGATTGATTTTGAGATGCAAAAGAGAATATTCGAGCATGGTTTTTCAACCAAAGGAGAAGACAGAGGCTACGGCTTGAATCTGGTTAAAACCATGGTGGAAAATCATCAAGGAATCATTGAGCTTGATAGCCAACCGGGTCTGGGAACAAGTATATATGTAGAGTTGCCCTGTACATTGGAGGTGACAAATGAATGA
- a CDS encoding dihydroorotate dehydrogenase: MISMACNIAGVPFKNPIIMASGTFGFGREYAEFYSPELLGGIVGKGLTLHPKAGNTGSRIHETASGMLNSVGLENPGVAAFLKDELDDMTHWNTAVIANVGGSNLEEYVQAVAMITENAQKRRTMNRRGVDMLELNISCPNVKQGGMQFGIQTEVAREVVRQVRNVTALPLVVKLSPNAENITQMAVMCEEEGADGVSLINTFSAMKIDIRRRRSVFANTYAGLSGPAIKPIALRMVHQVAQAVSIPVIGMGGISSVEDIIEFTMAGAAAIQVGTYNFVHLHAGAELVHGLEQWMQREKVQSLDEIRGIL, encoded by the coding sequence ATGATCTCCATGGCGTGTAATATTGCGGGTGTACCGTTCAAGAACCCGATCATCATGGCTTCCGGTACGTTTGGATTCGGACGAGAGTATGCGGAATTTTATTCTCCTGAATTATTGGGCGGCATCGTCGGCAAGGGACTAACCCTGCATCCGAAGGCTGGTAATACGGGATCACGAATACATGAGACAGCATCCGGCATGCTCAATAGTGTGGGGCTGGAGAATCCGGGTGTTGCCGCCTTTTTGAAGGATGAACTGGATGACATGACTCACTGGAACACGGCTGTTATTGCCAACGTGGGCGGTTCCAATCTGGAGGAATATGTTCAGGCCGTAGCGATGATTACGGAAAATGCACAAAAGCGTCGCACGATGAACCGCAGAGGCGTTGATATGCTGGAATTGAACATTTCATGTCCCAACGTGAAGCAGGGTGGAATGCAATTTGGTATCCAGACGGAGGTAGCGCGGGAGGTTGTGCGTCAGGTGCGCAATGTGACGGCACTTCCGTTGGTTGTCAAGCTGTCTCCCAACGCAGAGAATATCACGCAGATGGCGGTTATGTGCGAGGAAGAAGGCGCAGACGGAGTTTCGTTGATCAATACATTTTCTGCGATGAAAATTGATATACGTCGGCGTCGTAGTGTTTTTGCCAATACGTATGCGGGTCTTTCCGGCCCGGCAATTAAGCCGATTGCTTTGCGTATGGTTCACCAGGTGGCACAGGCGGTGTCGATTCCGGTGATCGGGATGGGCGGGATTAGCTCAGTGGAAGATATTATTGAATTCACCATGGCAGGGGCCGCTGCCATTCAGGTAGGAACGTACAATTTTGTCCATTTACATGCAGGGGCCGAGCTGGTACATGGCCTTGAACAATGGATGCAGCGGGAAAAGGTGCAGTCATTGGATGAGATACGGGGAATTTTGTGA
- a CDS encoding dihydroorotate dehydrogenase electron transfer subunit, with protein sequence MANVISNVALVPGIYVMKIEGKFKGNMGQFYMLRSGTGYPLLPRPISIYDIGEESISFLYRVVGEGTNLFSQLQPGQEIQLEGPFGNGFPQVEGSLALIGGGMGTAPLLLAAKYYPHAHVYLGFAQQAFGVEAFEAVAASVQVKVGGSIVEQIDPTLYANMFSCGPTPMLQALAIKTVDTSSRLYISTERHMACGIGACLGCTMRTRGGNRRVCKEGPVFPVEEVEFDDLHGV encoded by the coding sequence ATGGCTAACGTAATTTCGAATGTGGCGCTCGTTCCGGGCATTTATGTGATGAAAATAGAGGGAAAGTTTAAAGGGAACATGGGGCAGTTTTACATGCTGCGCAGCGGGACAGGTTACCCACTGCTGCCCAGACCCATCAGCATTTATGATATCGGGGAAGAGAGTATTTCCTTTTTGTATCGGGTTGTTGGAGAGGGGACAAATTTGTTTTCCCAATTACAGCCTGGTCAGGAAATTCAGTTAGAAGGACCTTTCGGAAACGGTTTTCCGCAGGTAGAGGGCAGTTTGGCTTTAATCGGCGGTGGCATGGGTACAGCTCCGTTGCTGTTGGCTGCAAAGTATTACCCGCATGCGCATGTTTATCTAGGGTTTGCACAGCAAGCCTTCGGGGTTGAAGCGTTCGAAGCTGTGGCGGCATCTGTACAGGTCAAGGTAGGGGGAAGTATCGTCGAACAGATCGATCCGACGCTCTATGCAAATATGTTTTCCTGCGGGCCAACTCCGATGTTACAAGCACTCGCTATAAAAACGGTGGATACGTCGTCCCGCTTATATATTTCAACTGAAAGACACATGGCCTGTGGTATTGGCGCATGTTTGGGCTGTACGATGCGTACCCGTGGAGGCAATCGGAGGGTATGTAAAGAAGGGCCTGTATTCCCGGTGGAGGAGGTGGAGTTCGATGATCTCCATGGCGTGTAA
- the rlmN gene encoding 23S rRNA (adenine(2503)-C(2))-methyltransferase RlmN, protein MKKESIYGLTLDQLTAWLIEHGHKKSRALQVWDALYRKRVTDFAAMAEVHEDCTRLLAEHFSIETLEEHVKQQSADGTVKFLFRLQDGNLIETVLMRHKFGLSVCVTTQVGCNIGCSFCASGLLKKSRDLSSGEIVEQIMKVQLYLDQERPGDQVSHVVVMGIGEPFDNFVNLSDFIRVIKDHKGLAIGPRHITVSTSGLADKIIEFADSDLHVNLAISLHAPNNEIRTRIMKINRAIPIEKLMQAIDYYLDKTNRRITLEYILLKDVNDGKEHALELAELVGHRRNLANVNLIPYNPVDEHSQYQRSESESITGFYDVLKKQGISCSVRLEHGVDIDAACGQLRSKQIRKDAKGSRNTEREAIS, encoded by the coding sequence ATGAAAAAAGAATCCATTTATGGATTAACGCTAGATCAATTGACAGCATGGCTCATCGAGCATGGGCATAAGAAATCCCGGGCATTGCAGGTATGGGACGCATTGTACCGGAAGCGGGTTACTGATTTTGCAGCGATGGCAGAGGTTCATGAGGATTGTACACGCCTGTTGGCAGAGCACTTTTCCATTGAAACACTTGAAGAACACGTGAAGCAACAGTCAGCAGACGGGACGGTCAAGTTCTTGTTCCGGCTTCAGGATGGTAATTTGATTGAGACGGTATTGATGCGGCATAAGTTTGGCTTATCCGTATGTGTGACTACACAGGTAGGATGTAATATTGGATGTAGCTTCTGTGCGAGCGGATTGTTGAAGAAGAGCCGCGACCTATCCAGTGGTGAGATTGTAGAGCAAATTATGAAGGTCCAGCTGTATCTGGATCAGGAACGCCCGGGCGACCAGGTCAGTCATGTTGTTGTGATGGGAATTGGCGAACCGTTTGATAACTTCGTGAACCTGTCCGATTTCATTCGGGTGATTAAGGATCACAAAGGGCTAGCGATTGGGCCGCGGCATATTACCGTTTCCACAAGCGGATTGGCTGATAAAATCATTGAATTTGCAGATTCAGACCTCCATGTCAATCTGGCGATCTCCCTCCACGCCCCGAATAATGAGATTCGTACTCGTATTATGAAGATCAACCGGGCGATTCCGATTGAGAAACTCATGCAGGCCATTGATTATTATTTGGACAAAACAAATCGTCGAATTACGCTGGAGTACATCTTGCTGAAGGATGTTAATGACGGTAAGGAGCATGCGCTCGAACTGGCTGAGCTGGTGGGCCATCGTCGTAATCTGGCCAATGTCAACCTCATTCCGTACAATCCAGTGGATGAGCATAGCCAATACCAGCGGAGTGAGTCGGAGTCGATTACGGGCTTCTATGATGTGCTGAAGAAACAAGGTATTAGCTGTAGTGTTCGGCTGGAGCATGGAGTCGATATTGACGCAGCCTGCGGACAGCTACGCAGCAAACAAATCCGCAAGGATGCCAAGGGTAGCCGCAATACGGAGCGCGAAGCCATTAGTTAA
- a CDS encoding AraC family transcriptional regulator: MRLEWLLRIKNALDLMEERMQQPLDIDEIAKAAYSSPFHFQRMFHMLTGFTVAEYVRKRRLTLAAQELSLSSAKVLDVAFKYGYDSPESFSKAFRKIHGISPSEARSPGVNLKAFPRITFHLSLKGDQEMDYKIVEKAAFTVIGKSIQVTTKNGDNLREIPKFWNELNADGTSDRIHASGTGDDILGICLDFKHGEEKFTYLIAAEGSEDVATANGLESRTIPASTWAVFTSIGPMPQSIQKVWQRIFQEWFPASNYEHSGGPELEVYTMGDSHAEDYRSEVWIPIKKK; this comes from the coding sequence ATGCGGTTGGAATGGTTGCTTCGGATCAAGAACGCACTGGATCTGATGGAAGAGAGAATGCAGCAGCCACTCGATATCGATGAAATTGCAAAGGCAGCCTATTCGTCTCCTTTTCATTTTCAGCGAATGTTTCATATGCTAACTGGCTTCACGGTAGCAGAATATGTGCGCAAACGTCGATTGACCTTGGCTGCTCAGGAATTGAGTCTTTCTTCCGCCAAGGTGCTGGATGTAGCGTTCAAATACGGATATGATTCCCCCGAATCTTTCTCTAAAGCGTTCCGAAAGATACACGGTATTTCTCCCTCTGAGGCCAGAAGCCCTGGGGTGAACCTGAAAGCCTTTCCACGCATCACCTTCCATCTATCGTTGAAGGGAGATCAGGAAATGGATTACAAAATTGTAGAGAAAGCGGCCTTTACGGTCATTGGCAAGTCCATTCAAGTCACCACTAAGAACGGCGATAATCTTCGAGAAATCCCAAAATTCTGGAACGAACTGAATGCGGATGGTACATCAGATCGGATTCATGCCTCGGGAACAGGCGACGATATACTCGGTATTTGTTTGGATTTCAAGCATGGGGAAGAAAAATTCACGTACCTAATTGCCGCAGAAGGCAGCGAGGATGTAGCGACCGCAAATGGGCTGGAATCCAGAACCATTCCGGCTTCAACCTGGGCAGTGTTTACATCCATCGGCCCTATGCCTCAGTCGATCCAAAAGGTATGGCAAAGAATTTTCCAAGAATGGTTCCCTGCCAGTAATTATGAGCATTCAGGCGGGCCGGAACTGGAAGTGTATACTATGGGAGATTCACATGCTGAAGACTACCGAAGTGAAGTTTGGATTCCGATTAAGAAAAAGTA